Proteins encoded in a region of the Solanum dulcamara chromosome 9, daSolDulc1.2, whole genome shotgun sequence genome:
- the LOC129902467 gene encoding MDIS1-interacting receptor like kinase 2-like: MMMVPTIFYFLPLIYLFVVTFASTEEATALLKWKATFQNQNNSLQASWTLSSDACRDWYGVICVNGQVNRLNITNAYVNGTLYGFPFSSLPFLEYVDLSMNQLSGTIPPEIGKLANLVYLDLSVNQISGTIPPQISSLTKLEVLHIFENQLNGSIPEEIGRLRSLTELSLSSNFLSGSIPASLGNLNNLTLLFLYNNKLSGSIPSEIGKLVNLDEAYIDRNQLTGHIPPEIGNLIKAKLFYAFSNKLSGSIPDEIRKMKSLEKLSFHTNNLFGPIPKIIGDLTELKLLHLYSNQLSGPIPSELGNLKSLNNLQLSTNQLTGPIPASFGNLRNLYTLFLRSNKLSGSIPKELAYLENLVVLEIDENQFSGHLPEHLCQGGKLENFTVNSNKLTGPIPRSLSKCSSLKRARFDNNSFTGNLSEAFGIYPEIQFIDLSDNDFHGELSSDWGKCKHLTNLQVARNNINGSIPPEIGDLNRLERLDLSSNHLVGPIPREFGKLTSLGTLFVQNNQISGNIPMELGSLTKLLSLDLSDNRLNGSIPMFIGDYQHLFHLNLSYNKFGQKIPKEIGRITHLIVLDLSHNLLDGEIPAQLASLLDLANLNLSHNSLSGRIPEEFESLTGLQDVVLSYNQLEGPIPNNKAFTNASLESNKGLCSNVTGFLPCEMSSSMVKKHSMAKERKLILITVLPILGALVLLCAFAGALLLSDQRRRVSDVERWDSIEKDDGLLSISTLHGSSLYWDILKATKEFDATFCIGQGGFGSVYKVNLPSLGSVAVKRLHSSLEIKHRKSFMNEVRALTGIKHRNIVRLYGFCSNAQHSFLVYEYVERGSLSSILSNEVESKKLDWLKRVNIIKGVAYALSYMHHDCSPPIVHRDISSSNVLLDSEFEARVSDFGIAKILKPDSSNCTALAGTYGYVAPELAYTMKVTEMCDVYSFGVLALEVIKGKHLGEYLTLLANSSTRDVQLSDLLDERLPHPEDEVEEFLVFIIKLASSCLLENPKSRPTMQFISHMLSMDPPNYQIP, translated from the exons ATGATGATGGTTCCCacaatattttatttccttcCCCTCATATATCTTTTCGTAGTTACTTTTGCTTCCACTGAGGAAGCAACTGCTCTCCTCAAATGGAAGGCAACTTTCCAAAACCAGAATAATTCCTTACAGGCTTCATGGACACTAAGTTCTGATGCATGCAGGGACTGGTATGGAGTAATATGCGTTAATGGTCAGGTAAACAGGTTGAATATTACAAATGCTTACGTTAATGGAACACTCTATGGTTTTCCATTTTCATCTCTCCCTTTTCTTGAATATGTTGATCTTAGTATGAACCAACTCTCTGGCACCATCCCACCTGAAATTGGAAAGCTCGCTAATCTTGTCTATCTTGACTTGTCCGTCAATCAGATTTCGGGCACAATCCCACCACAAATCAGCTCACTAACAAAGCTTGAGGTCCTCCACATATTTGAAAACCAATTAAATGGTTCCATTCCGGAGGAAATAGGTCGCCTAAGGTCTCTTACTGAGCTGTCTTTGAGTTCTAACTTTCTTAGTGGTTCAATTCCTGCTTCATTGGGGAATTTGAACAATTTGACTCTTTTGTTTCTTTATAATAATAAGCTTTCTGGATCCATTCCTTCAGAAATAGGGAAACTAGTTAATCTTGATGAAGCTTATATTGATAGAAACCAATTAACAGGTCATATTCCTCCAGAAATAGGTAACTTAATCAAAGCAAAATTGTTCTATGCTTTCTCCAATAAATTATCTGGTTCCATTCCTGATGAAATAAGGAAGATGAAGTCACTTGAGAAGCTAAGCTTCCACACAAACAATCTCTTTGGTCCAATTCCAAAAATAATAGGCGACTTAACTGAGCTCAAACTCTTGCACCTTTATTCCAACCAACTTTCTGGTCCCATTCCTAGTGAGTTGGGGAATCTGAAAAGCCTGAATAATCTGCAATTGTCCACTAATCAACTTACTGGTCCAATTCCTGCTTCTTTTGGCAATTTGAGAAACTTGTATACTTTGTTTCTCCGTTCCAACAAACTTTCAGGTTCTATTCCAAAAGAACTTGCATATTTGGAAAACTTGGTTGTGCTGGAAATAGATGAAAATCAGTTTTCAGGCCATTTGCCTGAGCATCTTTGCCAAGGTGGGAAACTTGAGAACTTCACGGTGAATAGTAACAAGCTCACAGGGCCAATACCAAGAAGCTTGAGCAAGTGCTCGAGTCTCAAAAGGGCTCGCTTTGATAACAACAGTTTTACTGGGAATTTATCTGAAGCTTTTGGTATCTATCCAGAGATTCAGTTCATTGATTTGAGTGACAATGATTTTCATGGTGAACTCAGCAGCGACTGGGGGAAATGTAAGCATTTGACTAATCTGCAGGTGGCCAGAAATAACATTAATGGTAGCATACCACCAGAGATTGGAGACCTCAACAGGCTTGAACGACTTGATCTTTCGTCCAATCATTTGGTTGGACCAATTCCGAGGGAATTCGGAAAATTGACCTCTTTAGGTACATTATTTGTTCAAAACAACCAAATTTCTGGCAATATTCCTATGGAACTTGGGTCTCTGACAAAGTTATTATCCCTTGATCTGTCAGACAATAGATTGAATGGGTCGATCCCAATGTTTATAGGAGATTACCAGCACCTGTTTCACTTGAACCTGAGTTATAACAAGTTTGGCCAGAAAATTCCAAAGGAGATAGGGAGGATAACTCATCTTATTGTACTTGATTTGAGCCATAATCTTCTTGATGGAGAAATACCTGCTCAGTTGGCCAGTTTGCTGGACTTGGCAAACTTGAATCTTTCCCACAACAGCCTTTCTGGCCGCATTCCTGAAGAATTTGAAAGTTTGACTGGTTTGCAGGATGTTGTCTTGTCATATAATCAGTTGGAAGGTCCAATACCAAATAACAAAGCTTTCACGAATGCCTCATTGGAAAGTAATAAAGGTCTTTGCAGCAATGTAACAGGTTTCCTGCCATGCGAAATGTCATCTTCTATGGTGAAGAAGCACTCAATGGCAAAGGAGCGTAAACTCATCCTCATCACTGTACTTCCTATTCTGGGAGCACTAGTGCTTCTCTGTGCTTTTGCTGGTGCTCTCCTTTTAAGTGACCAAAGAAGAAGAGTCAGCGACGTTGAAAGATGGGATTCCATTGAGAAAGATGATGGTCTTCTTTCGATATCCACGTTGCATGGAAGTTCATTATACTGGGATATCTTAAAAGCCACAAAGGAGTTTGATGCAACATTTTGCATTGGGCAAGGAGGGTTCGGAAGCGTTTACAAGGTAAATCTTCCATCATTGGGGAGTGTAGCTGTGAAGCGACTTCATTCTTCACTTGAGATTAAGCATCGCAAAAGCTTCATGAATGAGGTAAGGGCATTGACAGGGATTAAGCATCGGAACATTGTGAGACTCTATGGCTTTTGTTCGAATGCACAGCACTCGTTCTTGGTTTATGAGTACGTGGAGAGGGGGAGTTTGTCTAGTATTTTGAGCAATGAAGTAGAGTCCAAGAAATTGGATTGGCTTAAAAGGGTGAATATCATCAAAGGTGTTGCTTATGCTTTATCATACATGCACCACGATTGCTCACCCCCGATTGTTCATCGAGACATATCAAGCAGCAACGTCTTGCTTGATTCCGAGTTTGAAGCTCGTGTTTCAGATTTTGGCATAGCTAAGATTCTCAAGCCAGACTCATCCAATTGTACTGCACTTGCAGGCACATATGGCTATGTTGCACCAG AGCTTGCCTATACAATGAAGGTGACGGAAATGTGTGACGTCTACAGCTTTGGAGTGTTAGCATTGGAGGTAATCAAAGGAAAGCATCTTGGGGAATACCTTACTCTTCTAGCAAATTCATCGACAAGAGATGTGCAGCTTAGCGATTTGCTAGATGAACGCCTTCCACATCCTGAAGATGAAGTAGAAGAATTTTTGGTTTTCATCATCAAGCTAGCAAGCTCATGTTTGCTTGAAAATCCAAAATCAAGGCCAACGATGCAGTTCATCTCTCATATGTTATCAATGGATCCACCCAATTATCAGATTCCATGA